The Pontibacter korlensis sequence TTGAGCCTTACAAAATATTTGAGAAGCAGGGGTTGCGCATCGGCGTGTTTGGCCTGGGTATAGAGCTGGCAGGGCTTGTCAGCAAGAACAACTATGGCGAAACCGTATACCTGGACCCTGTGGCCACGGCCCGCGAGATGGTGCAGGAACTGCGCCACAACCAGAAGTGTAATCTGGTGGTGTGTCTTTCACACTTAGGTTACAAATATGAGGACGGCAAAATCGATGATGTAACACTGGCATGTGAGGTAGAGGGCATCGACCTGATCCTGGGAGGCCATACGCACACCTTCCTAGACCAGCCAGAGGTAATACGCCATGCCACCGGTTACCAAACCCTTATAAATCAGGTAGGTTGGTCTGGTATTTTTCTGGGACGTCTCGACTTTAGTTTCAGCAAAAAAACAATGCAAAAAACAGATGTAAGAACAGCCGTTCTCCCCGTGGACAGACCTGTAACAACTTCGTGAAAAAATAATTTTTTGTTTACAGATTATTAAGCAAATTTGTAACCCCCTGCCGATAAAAGGAGCCGTTTGTTACACCAAGCATATCTTATGTAATTTTGGAAAATTGGATGATCAAAGACTGTTCTACAGTATGGCATAACTGCCTTCAGGTGATAAAGGAAAACATTGGCGAACAGAGTTTTAAGACATGGTTCGAGCCGATCAAGCCTGTATCTCTGCGGGATAGTGTACTGACCATACAGGTGCCTAGCCAGTTCTTTTATGAGTGGTTAGAGGAGCACTATGTACAGCTTTTGAAGAAAGTGATTTACCAGGAGCTTGGTAGCGAAGGGCGCCTAGAGTATTCTATTATAGTAGATAGGGGCAATGAGGTAAACAAGCCTCAGACTGTCAACATCCCGACTAAGAAGATTCCGGCAGCTGTAGTAAATTCGTATAAGCCGGAGCAGAGCTTTATTAAGAGCCCATTCGAGTCGAAGACAATTGACCGCAACTTCCTGAACTCACAGCTGAACCCAGCTTATACTTTTGAGAACTATATTGAAGGAGATTGTAACCGTTTGGCCCGCTCAGCAGGTTATGCCGTGGCAAACAAACCGGGTACTACTTCTTTCAACCCGCTCATGATTTATGGTGGTGTGGGCCTTGGCAAAACGCACCTGGTGCAGGCCATTGGTAACAACATCAAAAACAGC is a genomic window containing:
- a CDS encoding bifunctional metallophosphatase/5'-nucleotidase → MRRRDFLKTTAAGAAGISLLGVPFSAEAAQSINLTILHTNDQHSRIDPLPDDGRKYGGMGGMARRATLIEQIRKQESNVLLLDCGDIWQGTPYFNFFNGELEYKLMSEMKYDAATLGNHDFDNGLKGLVRQLPNASFPFLSANYDFSKTILKSHFEPYKIFEKQGLRIGVFGLGIELAGLVSKNNYGETVYLDPVATAREMVQELRHNQKCNLVVCLSHLGYKYEDGKIDDVTLACEVEGIDLILGGHTHTFLDQPEVIRHATGYQTLINQVGWSGIFLGRLDFSFSKKTMQKTDVRTAVLPVDRPVTTS